Below is a genomic region from Trichomycterus rosablanca isolate fTriRos1 chromosome 15, fTriRos1.hap1, whole genome shotgun sequence.
ggtggatacgacgtggagaagaacaattcccgcgtcaaactcgccgtcaaaagcctggtgaccaagggcaccctggtgcagaccaagggcaccggcgcctcaggctctttcaagctcaacaagaagCAGACCGAGGAGAAGAAGCCCGCGGCCAAAAAAGCCGCCGctcctaaagtgaaaaaggCCGCAAAGAAACCCAAGAAGGTAACAGCCAAGAAGCCCGCCGCTAAGAAGTCCCCTAAGAAGGCCAAGAAACCCGCTGCTGCAGCTAAGAAAGCCACCAAGAAGGCTAAGAAGCCGGCGACCCCCAAGAAGGCAGCCAAGAGTCCTAAAAAAGCCAAGGCAGCCAAACCCAAGACCGCTAAGCCCAAAGCGGCCAAGGTTAAAAAAGCTGCCCCCAAGAAGAAGTAaacatgtttatgttttattatttttgtttccttaaaacggctcttttaagagccacctataTTCTCCCTTAAAGAGTCGCGTttcctaaacacatacatacatataagcatGCATGCAAACCTACAACTACTCATACATCCATTCATACATATTTTATGGAGAGTGTAATAAGCGAGGAGTTCAAAAAACTAAGTATGACTGGtcctgttttatgtgtaataatgcttttgtcacacatccccataaaactgtccgtataaatgtgtatatgtatgtgcactcacgtatatgagcaccttacaaaatgtaattattagtgtaaatgttattgtgacataatataatgtaattgttgcttaagagaagcttttctgtatcaTACATTACACGGGCGGGAGAACGGAGGAGAAGAGAGGGGGGGCAGTATGTGTTTCCCTTGGGACATGACGGCGCGTTTAGGATTGGCTCAGCTGTACCTTCGCTCTTagccaataggagagaggcCAGTTTGCCTATATCATACCGTTTCGAGCTCTCTCTGAGTTTATTCCAGTTTTGTTCGACGAACACACCTGATCATCAAAATGAGTGGACGCGGAAAGACCGGTGGTAAGGCTAGGGCTAAGGCCAAGACTCGCTCATCCCGTGCCGGCCTTCAGTTCCCCGTGGGCCGTGTTCACAGATTGCTACGTAAGGGAAATTACGCCGAGcgtgtgggagctggtgctcctgtctacttggctgccgtgctggagtatctgaccgctgagatcctcgagttggctggtaacgccgccagagataacaagaagtctcgtatcatccctcgtcatctgcagttggccgtgcgtaacgacgaggagttgaacagactgcttggaggtgtaaccatcgctcagggcggtgtgctgcctaacatccaggctgttctgtTACCCAAGAAGACCGAGAAAGCAGCCAAGACCAAGTAAAGTCGCTCTCGTGTTCTAaccaaaaggctcttttaagagccacccatttccacagaaaaagtgcaatttccccagatagtgtgtaaataaatgtaatatcgtTTCATAGACTCACATGGCATAAAACACATGATTTATGTCAtggtaaaattaacaaatcaatatgtacgatttattttttctctatcTTTACATATGTatctatatacatacattatatgtATACATAAGTGAAGTTTTATATCACTTGAAGAAGCAAAACCAACAATACAGACaattaaaagtggtgcaacaaacgtgtttgtgtaatacacatggaacaaaaataataataatgctaacaataactaataataagcaaaatgaacgaaataatcaatattatatattttttaaatgtatatactttaaatgcgattgtaggctgtgttttaaaagcacaaagaaacaaaggaaAGCATTATAAATCCCGCCAACAGCGTAGAGTAAATATTATGTATTTTGAAACGAGGCAGTGGCAGAACGCCGACCAGTCAGCGACATTTGACGTAAGCACGTTCGTCCAATGAGAAAAGAGCGTCATCAAGACGCCCAATGAGCGCAGAGCGGCTCTGGTGCTTAAATAGACCGTGCTGGGCGGGCTGACACATTCTGTCCTACAGTTGGTGAAGTGCAGAGTTCCAGACGCGATGGCAAGAACCAAGCAGACCGCTCGTAAATCCACCGGTGGTAAGGCGCCGAGGAAGCAGCTCGCCACTAAGGCTGCCCGCAAGAGCGCCCCGGCTACTGGCGGTGTGAAGAAACCTCACCGTTACAGGCCAGGTACCGTGGCTCTGCGTGAAATCCGCCGTTATCAGAAGTCCACTGAGCTGCTCATCCTTTTTAAATATGATCTTTATTAAGACATGATTTTCAGAACAAAgttattatcattacattacaatCCGAACCAGATAAAGAACACAGCAATAACacatacaaaacataaaatctaTTACATACAAATTTTTACAACTTAAGTATCGACCATGGAAATTTTTTCTTAGCTTTAAGATCTTCAGTTCGCAACCGTCTTAAGTGACAAACAAtctgtttacaaacaatgtCAGCACTTATATTAATTTGGTCTATAATTATTTTGCATCTTGTTTTCCAAATCTTTGTattcaccacacaaataattagCCAGTAAAATTCTTCAATATTTGTATGTACATTATCAAAAATACCATACATTATTGTTCTCATATTTATATCAAAAtccaaatttaatgtttttactttattccaAATGTTGGTGGTTCTTGTACAGTTCAACAAAAGATGTTCAATTGTTTCTTCTTCCAGACAACCATGTATAGGACATTTAGTGGTGGTGACATAACAACTCCATTTCACAATTGTTCTAACAGGTAatctataatttattattagccACATTGTGTCTTATATTTTCAGAAATATTTTTAGAGAGtatgttctttattattatcttactttcatttaaatctgtct
It encodes:
- the LOC134328338 gene encoding histone H1-like: MSPKFRTHRTLLPCLDTSKSQFIPIQILTRSIEAPAPASSAPAKAPKKKTAAKPKKAGPSVGELIVKAVSASKERSGVSLAALKKALSAGGYDVEKNNSRVKLAVKSLVTKGTLVQTKGTGASGSFKLNKKQTEEKKPAAKKAAAPKVKKAAKKPKKVTAKKPAAKKSPKKAKKPAAAAKKATKKAKKPATPKKAAKSPKKAKAAKPKTAKPKAAKVKKAAPKKK
- the LOC134328250 gene encoding histone H2A-like; translated protein: MSGRGKTGGKARAKAKTRSSRAGLQFPVGRVHRLLRKGNYAERVGAGAPVYLAAVLEYLTAEILELAGNAARDNKKSRIIPRHLQLAVRNDEELNRLLGGVTIAQGGVLPNIQAVLLPKKTEKAAKTK